A single window of Pyxidicoccus xibeiensis DNA harbors:
- a CDS encoding methyl-accepting chemotaxis protein, protein MSAEDRDIRDYRWRALRVFMVWVLPVAPIAAYLNGMTMGVAGWEGVKAVAWVLPPIVVGLGIVYPAMVMRLLVGSALRVGPEDRPGARLERILRLPLRAAMASSWVAWTLGGFWFSLHVCLLWEKELFLVVLGTIIGTCCGVLLGFPICVTLERLLLPVALEEQRKDPTVALRGGGFFWPRQAWFLPFTFVGSILSALVLSGCVVIVKLLGVRDALRAELLAEGATRSADKLMGMGGTLAGELSFALAWVGGLLLLPAITTWLLARRQANGAGAVGVAIESLSAGSVTAPAWVSTDEIGDLASGMNAVLAKLQKLPRALQASAILLGDAGSHLRLANDEQQQSLVRQAAALHEAQVTSEEIKRTSLMAADRAEAVLHVARRAEELGQRGETAVEQSVTGLADIRRAVDGIQQRLMRLAESTTQIGDITETVKDLADQSHLLAVNAAIEAARSGEQGKGFAVVAREIRGLADQSIQATRRIRGILQEISHGIRDAAMMGEQGVQTIGAGLDQMRASGESLRELSRISQENSAAARQIAAAVTQQNAGFSQIFTAIGDLSQIMDSTLKRLESTQEATATLSTVSHEVGEMARQFSATG, encoded by the coding sequence CGCCCATTGCCGCGTACCTCAATGGGATGACCATGGGGGTGGCCGGCTGGGAGGGCGTGAAGGCGGTGGCGTGGGTGCTGCCGCCCATCGTCGTGGGCCTGGGCATCGTCTACCCCGCCATGGTGATGCGCCTGCTGGTGGGCAGCGCGCTGCGCGTGGGGCCCGAGGACCGGCCCGGTGCGCGGCTGGAGCGCATCCTCCGCCTGCCGCTGCGCGCGGCCATGGCCTCCTCGTGGGTGGCGTGGACGCTGGGGGGCTTCTGGTTCAGCCTCCACGTGTGCCTCCTGTGGGAGAAGGAGCTGTTCCTCGTCGTGCTGGGCACCATCATCGGCACGTGCTGCGGCGTGCTGCTGGGCTTCCCCATCTGCGTCACGCTGGAGCGGCTGCTGCTGCCGGTGGCGCTGGAGGAGCAGCGCAAGGACCCGACGGTGGCGCTGCGGGGCGGCGGCTTCTTCTGGCCCCGGCAGGCGTGGTTCCTGCCGTTCACCTTCGTGGGCTCCATCCTCTCCGCGCTGGTGCTGAGCGGGTGCGTGGTCATCGTGAAGCTGCTGGGCGTGCGGGACGCGCTGCGCGCGGAGCTGCTGGCGGAGGGCGCGACGCGCTCGGCGGACAAGCTGATGGGCATGGGCGGAACGCTCGCGGGCGAGCTGTCCTTCGCCCTGGCCTGGGTGGGCGGCCTGCTGCTGCTTCCGGCCATCACCACCTGGCTGCTGGCGCGCCGGCAGGCGAACGGCGCGGGCGCGGTGGGCGTGGCCATTGAGTCGCTGTCCGCCGGCAGCGTGACGGCGCCCGCGTGGGTGTCCACCGACGAGATTGGCGACCTGGCCTCGGGGATGAACGCGGTGCTGGCCAAGCTGCAGAAGCTGCCCCGGGCGCTGCAGGCCTCCGCCATCCTGCTGGGTGACGCAGGCAGCCACCTGCGCCTGGCCAACGACGAGCAGCAGCAGAGCCTGGTGCGTCAGGCGGCGGCGCTCCACGAGGCGCAGGTGACGTCCGAGGAAATCAAGCGCACGTCGCTGATGGCGGCCGACCGCGCGGAGGCGGTGCTGCACGTGGCCCGCCGCGCGGAGGAGCTGGGGCAGCGGGGTGAGACGGCGGTGGAGCAGAGCGTCACCGGACTGGCGGACATCCGCCGCGCGGTGGACGGCATCCAGCAGCGGCTGATGCGGCTGGCGGAGAGCACCACGCAGATTGGCGACATCACCGAGACGGTGAAGGACCTGGCGGACCAGTCGCACCTGCTGGCGGTGAACGCGGCGATTGAAGCGGCGCGCTCGGGCGAGCAGGGCAAGGGCTTCGCGGTGGTGGCCCGGGAGATTCGCGGGCTGGCGGACCAGTCCATCCAGGCCACGCGGCGCATCCGCGGCATCCTCCAGGAAATCAGCCACGGCATCCGCGACGCGGCGATGATGGGCGAGCAGGGCGTGCAGACCATCGGCGCCGGCCTGGACCAGATGCGCGCCTCGGGCGAGTCGCTGCGCGAGCTGTCGCGCATCTCCCAGGAGAACTCGGCCGCCGCGCGCCAGATTGCCGCCGCCGTGACGCAGCAGAACGCCGGCTTCTCGCAAATCTTCACCGCCATCGGTGACCTGTCGCAAATCATGGACTCCACGCTCAAGCGCCTGGAGTCCACGCAGGAGGCCACCGCCACGCTGTCCACCGTCTCCCACGAGGTGGGGGAGATGGCGCGGCAGTTCAGCGCGACGGGGTGA
- a CDS encoding sensor histidine kinase: protein MADRARHTSRWTEALGSLSARLLVAFLVPTLLFVAVAGTAVYQLARAILEEELGTHLSAIAAATASQVNGERMLTVEPGDDLAGTRTWRNLVRTLEGVREASGVRRVYAVDVQGRVRVDVGGALPVGVEVPELARDRLELTRVFAGERAASQVLFTGTDGLLYKTGYAPVRHEGRVVGAVGVEGSAVFFVALQRLSRTFAIMGAVALGALAIIALVTARGLARPLRRLMDSALRIGRGDLTTPVPPEPTREIGVLARELEVMRGALESRDRQLKMMLAGVAHEVRNPIGGIALFSGILQEDLQAGAHAEAGQHVARIQREVAYLQRIVEDFLAFAREQPLARAPVEAPALLSGACELLAMEASTRDVTVEVEAAPAVLEADGSLLTAALVNLVKNAVQASPPGGRVRVSGAAAEGRYTIQVRDAGPGVPQPERERIFEPFFTTREKGTGLGLPLARKIALAHGGELRLASAPGDTTFILTLPLGAQDAAITPSR from the coding sequence ATGGCCGACCGAGCCCGACACACCTCGCGGTGGACGGAAGCGCTGGGCTCGCTCTCGGCGCGGCTGCTGGTGGCGTTCCTCGTCCCCACCCTGCTCTTCGTCGCGGTGGCGGGCACGGCGGTGTACCAGCTGGCGCGCGCGATTCTCGAGGAGGAGCTGGGCACCCACCTGTCCGCCATCGCCGCGGCCACCGCCAGCCAGGTCAACGGCGAGCGCATGCTCACCGTGGAGCCCGGCGACGACCTGGCCGGCACCCGCACCTGGCGCAACCTGGTCCGCACGCTGGAAGGCGTGCGCGAGGCCAGCGGCGTGCGCCGCGTCTACGCCGTGGACGTGCAGGGCCGCGTGCGCGTGGACGTGGGCGGCGCGCTGCCGGTGGGCGTGGAGGTGCCGGAGCTCGCCCGCGACAGGCTGGAGCTGACCCGCGTCTTCGCCGGGGAGCGCGCCGCCAGCCAGGTGCTCTTCACCGGCACCGACGGGCTGCTCTACAAGACGGGCTATGCGCCCGTGCGCCACGAGGGCCGCGTGGTGGGCGCCGTGGGCGTGGAGGGCAGCGCCGTCTTCTTCGTCGCGCTCCAGCGGCTGTCGCGCACCTTCGCCATCATGGGCGCGGTGGCGCTCGGCGCGCTCGCCATCATCGCCCTCGTCACCGCGCGCGGGCTCGCCAGGCCGCTGCGGCGCCTCATGGACTCCGCGCTGCGCATCGGCCGGGGCGACCTGACGACCCCCGTGCCCCCGGAGCCCACGCGCGAAATCGGCGTGCTGGCCCGCGAGCTGGAGGTCATGCGCGGCGCGCTGGAGAGCCGCGACCGGCAGCTCAAGATGATGCTCGCCGGCGTGGCCCACGAGGTGCGCAACCCCATTGGCGGCATCGCCCTCTTCTCCGGCATCCTCCAGGAGGACCTCCAGGCGGGCGCGCACGCCGAGGCCGGCCAGCACGTGGCGCGGATTCAACGCGAGGTGGCCTACCTCCAGCGCATCGTCGAGGACTTCCTCGCCTTCGCCCGCGAGCAGCCGCTGGCCCGCGCGCCGGTGGAGGCCCCCGCGCTCCTGTCCGGCGCCTGCGAGCTGCTGGCCATGGAGGCCAGCACCCGCGACGTCACGGTGGAGGTGGAGGCCGCGCCCGCCGTGCTGGAGGCGGACGGGAGCCTGCTCACCGCCGCGCTCGTGAACCTGGTGAAGAACGCGGTGCAGGCCTCGCCCCCGGGCGGCCGGGTGCGCGTGTCCGGCGCGGCCGCGGAGGGCCGCTACACCATCCAGGTGCGCGACGCCGGGCCCGGCGTGCCCCAGCCCGAGCGCGAGCGCATCTTCGAGCCCTTCTTCACCACGCGCGAGAAGGGCACCGGCCTGGGCCTGCCGCTGGCGCGAAAGATTGCCCTCGCGCACGGAGGCGAGCTGCGCCTCGCCTCCGCGCCGGGAGACACCACCTTCATCCTGACGCTGCCGCTGGGCGCGCAGGACGCGGCCATCACCCCGTCGCGCTGA
- a CDS encoding peptidoglycan-binding domain-containing protein — protein sequence MRDQETYIAGTGRAPRADPTLQQGATGAAVIELQTLLARAGFSPGTIDGDFGARTKTAVMDFQRARGLVADGIVGSRTWEALRAPAPAPVTGLRSKIVAEAQWAVANAGGIHYQQLRPMDGLGQRRKLPLNTDCSAFVTLCYKWAGAADPNGLGYNGQGYTGTLLGHLTGVPQSQVKPGDLCLWARNGKGEHVSMVLEPGSDPLLISHGEESGPYTVRFSASNRYHAGASVHWLRLPSVDGAREAAPQLRGMRTAPQAQVSGETDGPSEGGLAREAVREPVIH from the coding sequence ATGCGAGACCAGGAGACGTACATCGCGGGCACGGGCCGAGCCCCCAGGGCCGACCCCACGCTGCAACAGGGCGCGACGGGCGCCGCCGTCATCGAGCTGCAGACGCTGCTCGCCCGGGCGGGCTTCAGCCCCGGCACCATCGACGGAGACTTCGGCGCGAGGACGAAGACGGCGGTGATGGACTTCCAGCGCGCGCGGGGCCTGGTGGCGGACGGCATCGTCGGCTCGCGCACCTGGGAGGCGCTACGGGCCCCCGCGCCCGCGCCGGTGACGGGCCTGCGCTCGAAGATTGTCGCGGAGGCGCAGTGGGCGGTCGCCAATGCCGGCGGCATCCACTACCAGCAGCTGCGCCCCATGGACGGCCTCGGCCAGCGCCGCAAGCTGCCGCTGAACACGGACTGCTCCGCGTTCGTCACGCTCTGCTACAAGTGGGCGGGCGCGGCGGACCCCAACGGCCTGGGCTACAACGGCCAGGGCTACACCGGCACGCTGCTGGGCCACCTCACCGGCGTCCCGCAGTCGCAGGTGAAGCCAGGGGACCTGTGCCTCTGGGCCCGCAACGGCAAGGGCGAGCACGTGTCCATGGTGCTGGAGCCGGGCAGCGACCCGCTGCTCATCTCCCACGGCGAGGAGTCCGGCCCCTACACCGTCCGCTTCTCCGCCTCCAACCGCTACCACGCGGGCGCCAGCGTCCACTGGCTGCGGCTGCCCTCGGTGGACGGAGCCCGCGAGGCCGCGCCCCAGCTGCGCGGCATGAGGACGGCCCCGCAGGCCCAGGTGAGCGGCGAGACGGACGGGCCCAGCGAGGGCGGACTGGCGCGGGAGGCGGTGCGGGAACCCGTCATCCACTGA